The genomic region CCGCATCCGCATTAATGATGCCGCCACCCGCCACAATTAAGGGCTTAGATGAGCTCATCAACATCCCAAATGCTTTTTCAATTTGCTTGCGACTCGCAGCAGGCTTATAAACTGGAAGTGGCTCGTACGTGTCGATATCAAATTCAATTTCAGCCATTTGTACGTCAATTGGCAAGTCAATTAATACTGGACCTGGACGACCCGAGCGCATTGTATGAAAAGCCTGCTGGAATACACGAGGTACCAAACCAGGTTCACGAACGGTTACGGACATTTTTGTCAGCGGCTTAGAGATACTCTCGATATCTACTGCCTGAAAATCTTCTTTATAGAGTCGAGCGCGGGGCGCCTGACCAGTAATGCACAAAATAGGAATAGAGTCAGCGCTCGCAGAGTACAAGCCGGTAATCATGTCAGTGCCGCCAGGACCAGAAGTACCAAGACAAACACCGATATTGCCAGCTTTGGCTCGGGTGTAACCCTCGGCCATATGTGATGCACCTTCAACGTGACGAGCCAAAATGTGAGTGATCGATTGACGCTCTCTCATTTGGGCATAAAGCGGATTAATCGCAGCGCCTGGAACGCCAAACGCCATTGTGACGCCTTCTTTTTCCATTACCAGTACCGCTGCCATTGCTGCTTTCATTTTCGCCATGATGTCTCCATTAAATTAAATAATGATGTGATTCTAGTGAATTCACCACAATGGGAACAGTGCTTATTCCCATATCAGCTATTCCATGTTGGAATATTTGAATAGATGCTGAGCATAGATTCTGAATACAGAGTATCTGAGAACGCTGATGCGCACATAACAGATGAAACCTAAGAGATTATTGCAGCGCAGCACGAATGCAATAGCGTTGCTTACAAAACTTCAGGCAATCGGCAGATTTGATTTCTGATGATCTGATGGCATTTTGATCTAATGGCTGCTTAGCCCTAATTTAAGACCTACTGAGATCTTTAAGAGAGCCTGTATCTAATTCTTCCAGCATGGCAGCCAGAGTTTGTTTTTGTATCTTGTCCTTAGATTCCTGCATGGCATCTACTAAAACATCACGGATATCAGCGGCCTCTACCAACTCCATTCCCCAATCAGGGAATAGGCGATCTCGGACCTCATTGCCTTCCTGGAGAAGCACAACATCTGAATGCCGGGGATCAGCAGAAATCAGCTTCATGAGGCTGGTGACGTTGTCGCGAGGACCCTCTAACCACTGAAAAAAGATGCCACTTCCGTAAACCAAGATACCTGTGATGCCAAATCGGGGGTTGTGATGTTGGGCAGAAGCAATAATGCTGGCTATAGAGTCTTCCTTTAGCTCAGGAGTCGCTCGGCTACAGTAAACCAAGTTGTGTATCGATTTACCGAGTCCCTCATCATTTTGTTGTAAGTACATTTAGTTCATTTCCACGTATTGAGTGTTCAAACTACGGACACATTAATCTTACCCAGCTCAAGTCTTCAATCTATCTTACTGGTAAATCGGCATTACCCCAATAGGAGATGCGTTTGGACTATGACACTGAGAATGGCTCAAACAAAGCAAATGAGGTGAATAAAGGAAATGGGGGACTAAATTTGTAAACAAACACCTCTATTTAGTCTACAGCGGTGATTTACTGTAGAAAATAAAACATGTAATGTAGTCATTTCCTATTAAGGTGATTTTTAACTAGAAACGAAAGTTCTATGCGCAAAGTGGTACCCCAGTTTGTTCTCACGCTGATACTGTTTTTGCTGTGCCCACTTGTTCAAAGTGCGGGACCTCAATCGCCAGCAGAAAAAGTACGTATTTATTTGCTTGGTGAAATTCATGACAATCCTCAAAGTCTGAGCCAGCGTTTAGCCTTCATAAACGTACTCATTGAGCGGGGTCAGCAACCCGTCTTGCTAATGGAGCAATTTGATCGTGAAAATCAAGCCGCTTTAGATCTAGCACTTGCAACATGCGCTGATACAGATTGCGTAATAAAGAAAGTAGGCGGCTCTGGCTGGAATTGGGATTTATACATCCCCTTTATTCAGCTCGCTCTCGATAAGAAGGCTACTATGCAGGTAGCCAATTTATCTAATAGTGATGTACGTAAGGTGGTGTTTGAGGGATTCTCCGCTGTTTATGATCCGCAGTTTATAAAGCGCTATCAGCTCGATCAACTGCCGCCTAAATTAATCAAAGCCCAAACCATTGCGATTAAGGACGGTCATTGTGGCATGCTTCCTGAGAAGGCAATAGCCCCGATGGTGCAGGGGCAAATCGCACGTGACGTGTGGATGGCTTACCTGATTCAGAATGCCAAAAGTAATCCAGTAATCTTAATTGCAGGCAATGGGCATGTTCGAAAAGACGCAGGCGTCTATCAGTGGCTTTCTACCCATGAGCAGTCTCAGACTCAAGTACATGGCTATATTGAAAATAAACAAAGCACGGATTCACAATGGTACGACTATGTTCATCTTATGAAGCCAGTGCTTCGAGAGGATCCTTGTCTTGTCTTTAAAAAATAGTCAAAAAGATAAAGTGTGTTAAGTACCTTATCGTAAGTTGGATCGAATAAAGCTTTGTATATCGTCAAAAAATTGCCCAATTCTCTTTTTTAACTCAATCAGTGATTTAAATGGGTTCATCTAGAGTTTTCGCGGTGTTTATTTAGATAGTCAACAGATGCTCTTAGGCCTGCAAATATATTTTAGGCAGTTTACACTTTTATGCTATGACCGGACGCATCAAAAGAAAAGAGATAGCAGCGCAGGCTCTCAGTCAGCAATCTGTTTCTTTGTCTCAAGAGGTGGTGTGCCAACTCTGCCACCGACCGATTCCAAAAGCTCAGCGTGACGCACATCATTTGATTCCTAAATCTCGAGGTGGTGCAGTGACTGTTGTGTTGCATCGGCTTTGTCATCGTCAAGTGCATGCCCTTTTTACCGAAACACAGCTAGCACGTCATTACTCTACGATGGAGGCTTTAAGCACTCATCCAGAGATAGCCCGCTTTGTTGATTGGATAAAAGATAAACCCTCTGATCTCAACACTACCATTCGACGAAGTCGAGACAAAGGGCGATTGTAAATAATAGTTTTTTGCTATCAAGGAAGACTTCTGAATGTATTTATGCAAGATTTAAAAAAACAGCCTTTCAATGCTTACTTGGATTTTCCACCAGAAAATCTTATTGAGCGTATTTGGCAAGAACTAAGGCGGGCCCCACATGATCGTCACCATGACTGGAAAAGACCCGCATTGGCGAGTGTTGGCCTAGATGGGACACCTCAAGTACGGACTGTCATTTTGCGTGATGCAGACGTCGACTTATGGACGCTGACTGCATATACCGACGCACGCAGCGCCAAGTGTTCTGAACTCATTCAATACGGAGCGGCCCAACTCGTATTCTGGAGTGCGCGACTCAATTGGCAGTTACGCGTCACCTCAACTGTAGTTGTTCACACGGATGGTATTCAAGTAAGCAATGCTTGGGCTAAGGTTAGTCAAACACATGCCTCGAAAGATTATTTGAGTGAGCTAGCCCCTGGCAGCGTACTACTTCAAAATCATGGAGAAGATAAAGCTGTCGCTAAGGGTTCTAATGCCTCTAATGCCTCTAATGCCTCTAATGCCTCTAATGGGGATCACTACTTAGCAGTATTAAGCTTTCAAGTACAGTCAATCGACTGGTTGGCTTTAGACCGAGAAGGCCATTGCCGAGCTCGTATTTTTCATGATGGACAAATAGTGGCGCTCACGCCCTAATAAATAGAGCTAGTTATTTTTTTATAACAGGGATTTGATTCTCTAAAAACTGGGCTGCTTTATTGACCGTTGATTTATTTACATCACGATCGACCATATAGTTTGCTTCTTGCATTTGTCTTACATCAATAGCAGACACCATTGGCAAAAGCGCTCGTCGCAGAAATTCATCATTCACGCGCTTTGGCGCTATCAGAATTAATGCATCGTAAGTAGGGGCAGCATTTAAAGGGTCGGTCAAAACACGTAAATTTTGTGCTTTGATACGA from Polynucleobacter antarcticus harbors:
- a CDS encoding pyridoxamine 5'-phosphate oxidase family protein — encoded protein: MQDLKKQPFNAYLDFPPENLIERIWQELRRAPHDRHHDWKRPALASVGLDGTPQVRTVILRDADVDLWTLTAYTDARSAKCSELIQYGAAQLVFWSARLNWQLRVTSTVVVHTDGIQVSNAWAKVSQTHASKDYLSELAPGSVLLQNHGEDKAVAKGSNASNASNASNASNGDHYLAVLSFQVQSIDWLALDREGHCRARIFHDGQIVALTP
- a CDS encoding HNH endonuclease, producing the protein MTGRIKRKEIAAQALSQQSVSLSQEVVCQLCHRPIPKAQRDAHHLIPKSRGGAVTVVLHRLCHRQVHALFTETQLARHYSTMEALSTHPEIARFVDWIKDKPSDLNTTIRRSRDKGRL
- a CDS encoding ChaN family lipoprotein codes for the protein MRKVVPQFVLTLILFLLCPLVQSAGPQSPAEKVRIYLLGEIHDNPQSLSQRLAFINVLIERGQQPVLLMEQFDRENQAALDLALATCADTDCVIKKVGGSGWNWDLYIPFIQLALDKKATMQVANLSNSDVRKVVFEGFSAVYDPQFIKRYQLDQLPPKLIKAQTIAIKDGHCGMLPEKAIAPMVQGQIARDVWMAYLIQNAKSNPVILIAGNGHVRKDAGVYQWLSTHEQSQTQVHGYIENKQSTDSQWYDYVHLMKPVLREDPCLVFKK
- a CDS encoding BLUF domain-containing protein, whose translation is MYLQQNDEGLGKSIHNLVYCSRATPELKEDSIASIIASAQHHNPRFGITGILVYGSGIFFQWLEGPRDNVTSLMKLISADPRHSDVVLLQEGNEVRDRLFPDWGMELVEAADIRDVLVDAMQESKDKIQKQTLAAMLEELDTGSLKDLSRS